One stretch of Thalassophryne amazonica chromosome 17, fThaAma1.1, whole genome shotgun sequence DNA includes these proteins:
- the LOC117528908 gene encoding histone H2A has translation MSGRGKTGGKARAKAKTRSSRAGLQFPVGRVHRLLRKGNYAERVGAGAPVYLAAVLEYLTAEILELAGNAARDNKKTRIIPRHLQLAVRNDEELNKLLGGVTIAQGGVLPNIQAVLLPKKTEKPAKSK, from the coding sequence ATGAGCGGAAGAGGCAAAACAGGCGGTAAAGCCAGAGCCAAGGCGAAGACTCGCTCCTCTCGTGCTGGATTGCAGTTTCCAGTCGGTCGTGTCCACCGTCTGCTGAGGAAGGGCAACTATGCGGAGCGTGTGGGTGCTGGAGCCCCCGTTTATCTGGCGGCTGTGCTCGAGTATCTGACCGCTGAGATCCTCGAGCTGGCCGGCAACGCTGCTCGGGACAATAAGAAGACTCGTATCATTCCCCGTCACCTGCAGCTGGCTGTCCGCAACGACGAGGAGCTCAACAAACTGCTGGGCGGAGTGACCATCGCTCAGGGCGGCGTGCTGCCAAACATTCAGGCTGTTCTGTTGCCCAAAAAAACCGAGAAGCCCGCAAAGTCCAAGTAA